One Actinomycetota bacterium DNA window includes the following coding sequences:
- the cimA gene encoding citramalate synthase encodes MTKRIEIYDTTLRDGMQREGMSVSVDEKVQIALRLDRLGVHYIEGGFPGSNPKDVEFYQKMAAHRLRTARLAAFGMTHRKDLTPAKDPMVRELLKVNTPVVAIVGKSWKLHTVKVLRVSLHENLKLISSTVGYLAKKGREVFFDAEHFFDGFRDDREYSLQTLREAVEGGAARLVLCDTNGATLPGEAAEIVRAVRQELPAVPVGIHAHNDSDCAVAVSLMAVEAGATQVQGTVNGYGERCGNANLISVIPALKLKMGLDCVTDRRLAELTETSHYVAEVVNVSPETHQPYVGENAFAHKGGLHVSAALRDARTFEHVDPALVGNQQRILVSELAGRATVLKKAAEMGIDLAGEKDKEKLDRLLRRLKEKEHAGYHYEVADASFELFLRRELGLHKSMIELDNFRVIVQKRKSAVISEAKIVLKGNGGGELPIAFSEGNGPVNALDIALRKLLPARFPKLVEELSRIHLVNYKVRILNEHKGTGAVTRVLLDSSDGQDTWGTIGVSENIIEASWEALVDSIEYGMVKRHRRR; translated from the coding sequence ATGACCAAGCGCATCGAAATATACGACACGACCTTGCGGGACGGCATGCAGCGGGAGGGCATGAGCGTCTCGGTGGACGAGAAGGTCCAGATCGCGCTGCGGCTGGACCGCCTCGGCGTGCACTATATCGAAGGCGGTTTCCCGGGGTCCAATCCCAAGGATGTGGAATTTTATCAAAAGATGGCCGCTCACAGGCTGCGCACCGCGCGGCTGGCTGCCTTCGGCATGACCCATCGCAAGGACCTGACGCCGGCCAAGGATCCCATGGTCAGGGAATTGCTGAAGGTGAACACTCCCGTGGTCGCGATCGTGGGCAAGAGCTGGAAGCTCCATACCGTCAAGGTGCTTCGTGTCAGCCTGCATGAAAACCTCAAACTGATATCGTCGACGGTCGGCTACCTGGCAAAGAAGGGGCGCGAAGTCTTTTTTGACGCGGAACATTTTTTTGACGGGTTCAGGGACGATCGTGAGTATTCGCTGCAGACGCTGCGCGAGGCGGTGGAGGGCGGCGCTGCCAGACTGGTCCTTTGCGACACCAACGGAGCCACGTTGCCTGGCGAGGCCGCTGAGATAGTACGGGCCGTACGCCAGGAGCTTCCCGCGGTGCCGGTGGGCATCCATGCCCACAACGACTCCGACTGCGCGGTGGCAGTTTCCCTCATGGCCGTGGAGGCCGGAGCAACACAGGTTCAGGGTACTGTCAACGGATACGGCGAGCGTTGCGGCAACGCCAACCTGATCTCGGTCATTCCCGCTCTCAAGCTGAAGATGGGGCTCGATTGCGTCACCGACCGCAGGCTTGCCGAGCTGACGGAGACGTCACATTACGTGGCCGAGGTGGTAAATGTCAGCCCCGAGACCCATCAGCCTTATGTAGGCGAGAACGCCTTCGCTCACAAGGGCGGCCTGCACGTGAGCGCCGCCCTCAGGGACGCACGCACGTTCGAGCATGTGGATCCGGCGCTGGTTGGCAATCAGCAGCGCATACTCGTGAGCGAGCTGGCTGGCCGCGCGACCGTTCTCAAGAAAGCCGCGGAGATGGGCATCGACCTGGCCGGCGAGAAGGACAAGGAGAAACTGGACCGCCTGCTTCGCCGCCTCAAGGAAAAGGAACACGCCGGCTACCATTATGAGGTCGCCGACGCTTCCTTCGAGCTATTCTTACGCCGTGAGCTGGGTCTGCATAAATCGATGATCGAACTGGATAACTTCCGTGTGATTGTCCAGAAACGAAAGAGCGCCGTCATCAGCGAAGCCAAGATAGTCCTCAAGGGGAACGGCGGCGGCGAGCTGCCGATCGCTTTCTCCGAAGGCAACGGACCCGTGAATGCTCTTGATATCGCCCTGAGAAAGCTGCTGCCGGCCAGATTCCCGAAGCTGGTTGAAGAGCTTTCACGCATCCATCTGGTCAACTACAAGGTGCGGATCCTGAATGAGCACAAGGGCACGGGCGCGGTTACCCGCGTACTGCTCGACTCCAGCGACGGCCAGGACACCTGGGGGACCATCGGCGTCTCGGAAAACATCATCGAGGCCAGCTGGGAAGCCCTGGTAGACAGCATCGAGTACGGCATGGTCAAGCGCCACCGGCGCCGATAG
- a CDS encoding fumarylacetoacetate hydrolase family protein, whose amino-acid sequence MARLQLQPPGKIIAVGLNYRSHAAELGMEPAPDPVLFMKPPSAVIGEGDAIVLPAASRQVDYEAELALVIGGTARGVSQADAADYILGYTCANDVTARDLQQSDGQWTRSKGFDTFCPLGPWVETDPPALEALVELVLNGEVRQSAAIADMIFPPFQLVAFISGIMTLERHDVILTGTPPGVGPLKAGDEVEVRISGVGALNNRVVSGSA is encoded by the coding sequence ATGGCTCGACTCCAGCTTCAGCCTCCGGGCAAGATCATCGCCGTCGGCCTCAATTACCGTTCCCATGCCGCCGAGTTGGGGATGGAGCCTGCTCCCGATCCGGTTCTCTTCATGAAACCGCCTTCCGCCGTCATCGGTGAGGGGGACGCGATCGTCTTGCCCGCTGCCTCCCGCCAGGTCGACTATGAAGCCGAACTGGCGTTAGTCATAGGCGGGACTGCGCGCGGCGTCTCTCAAGCCGACGCCGCCGATTATATCCTGGGCTATACCTGCGCCAATGATGTCACCGCCCGCGATCTGCAACAGAGCGACGGACAGTGGACGCGTTCTAAGGGTTTTGACACTTTCTGTCCGCTGGGACCGTGGGTCGAGACCGATCCGCCGGCTTTAGAAGCCCTGGTCGAACTGGTGCTCAACGGCGAGGTGCGGCAAAGCGCCGCCATTGCCGACATGATTTTTCCCCCCTTCCAACTCGTGGCATTCATCTCCGGGATCATGACCCTGGAGCGGCACGATGTCATCCTGACCGGGACCCCTCCCGGCGTGGGGCCGCTGAAGGCCGGAGATGAGGTCGAGGTGCGCATCTCCGGAGTTGGCGCGCTGAACAACAGGGTGGTCTCGGGAAGCGCCTGA
- a CDS encoding 3-isopropylmalate dehydrogenase yields MHNIAVMPGDGTGPEVVREGLKVLAAAALRFGFEYETTDYDFGGDRYLKTGETLPDSALEELKGHDAIFLGAIGHPDVKPGILEQGILLKARFELDQYINLRPVKLFPGVETPVKDKGPEDIDFVVVRENTEGLYVGAGGFLKKGKPDEVAIQESINTRKGVERCIRYAFDYCQRRGKDNKLTMCGKTNVLNYSQDLWMRTFNETAPDYPGVKPDYAHVDAICMWFIKNPEWFDVIVTDNIFGDIITDLGAMIQGGMGIAAGGNINPEGVSMFEPIGGSAPKYTGQNVINPLAAIAAVQMMLEFLGENEAGAAVEAAITDVTANKLDSLAVGRTGYSTSEIGDMVAERVATS; encoded by the coding sequence ATGCATAACATAGCTGTCATGCCCGGCGACGGAACCGGACCCGAAGTCGTTCGCGAAGGGCTGAAGGTCCTCGCCGCGGCTGCGTTGCGATTCGGTTTCGAGTACGAGACCACCGACTATGATTTTGGCGGCGACCGGTATCTGAAGACCGGTGAGACCCTGCCGGACTCGGCCCTGGAGGAGCTCAAGGGCCACGACGCCATCTTCCTGGGCGCCATCGGGCATCCCGACGTCAAGCCGGGCATACTGGAGCAGGGAATCCTGCTCAAGGCGCGTTTCGAGCTGGACCAGTATATAAATCTGCGGCCGGTCAAGTTGTTCCCCGGTGTGGAGACGCCGGTCAAGGACAAGGGACCGGAAGACATCGATTTCGTGGTCGTCCGCGAGAACACCGAGGGCCTCTATGTCGGCGCCGGCGGCTTCCTCAAAAAGGGAAAGCCCGATGAGGTGGCCATACAGGAGAGCATCAACACCCGCAAGGGCGTCGAGCGTTGCATCCGCTACGCATTTGATTATTGCCAGCGCCGTGGCAAGGACAACAAGCTGACCATGTGCGGCAAGACCAACGTGCTCAACTATTCGCAGGACCTGTGGATGCGGACCTTCAACGAGACGGCGCCGGATTATCCGGGAGTGAAGCCCGATTACGCGCACGTGGACGCCATCTGCATGTGGTTCATCAAGAACCCGGAATGGTTCGACGTCATCGTCACCGACAACATCTTCGGCGACATCATCACCGACCTCGGGGCGATGATCCAGGGCGGCATGGGCATCGCCGCGGGCGGCAACATCAATCCTGAGGGCGTTTCCATGTTCGAGCCGATCGGCGGCTCGGCCCCGAAATACACGGGCCAGAATGTGATCAACCCTCTTGCGGCGATAGCCGCAGTGCAGATGATGCTCGAGTTTTTGGGAGAAAACGAGGCGGGCGCCGCGGTCGAGGCCGCGATAACGGATGTCACGGCCAACAAGCTCGACAGCCTGGCGGTCGGCCGGACTGGATATTCAACATCAGAGATCGGCGACATGGTGGCCGAGAGGGTAGCCACTAGCTAA
- a CDS encoding roadblock/LC7 domain-containing protein: MPSAKEAIQELLEMSPSIRHAVLVRGESEVLASTFANSQSEAVMVEMSRRMLEEGRMSAKEMDRPELTQLFIEANSGCVFIVAGEKDTWLAVSTGSNPTVGLVLYDVNTALRTALEGEADEGDYGK, translated from the coding sequence ATGCCGAGCGCCAAGGAAGCGATACAGGAACTGCTTGAGATGTCACCGAGCATCCGCCACGCCGTGCTTGTGCGCGGCGAGAGTGAAGTCCTTGCCAGCACTTTCGCCAACAGCCAGTCGGAAGCCGTGATGGTGGAGATGTCGCGCCGGATGCTGGAGGAAGGGCGCATGTCGGCCAAAGAGATGGACCGGCCTGAACTGACCCAGCTCTTTATCGAGGCCAACAGCGGCTGCGTTTTCATCGTCGCCGGCGAGAAGGACACCTGGCTCGCGGTTTCAACCGGTTCCAACCCCACCGTGGGCCTCGTGCTCTACGACGTCAACACCGCCCTTCGGACCGCCCTCGAGGGCGAAGCCGATGAAGGCGATTACGGAAAGTAG
- a CDS encoding DNA polymerase III subunit alpha, with the protein MSKANANDVGETPATPPESGFVHLHVHSEYSVLDGAVRVVPLLERCQELGMPAVAITDHGVLSSAVEFYREATARGIKPIIGFEAYVVEDRNEKSSMREDRYHLTLLAENDTGYQNLVRISSRGFLEGYYYKPRVDMQVLREHSEGIIALTGCLNGRLSHLLFTGDREGAVAEVRTLQEIFGEDNVYIEIQYQGLAEQEKVNPLVREVAAEVGRPLVATNDVHYLLHEDASSHDALLCIQTGSNLLDTKRLKFQGDQFYLKSAGEMSQSFPDVPEALASSLEIAERCNVTLDFSRLLIPGFDTPDASDGDTFLRSLCEEGLARRYPEGPPPEARERLEFELTTIREMGFASYFLIVWDFVRYARDNDVAVGPGRGSAAGSLVAYCLSITDIDPLRYDLLFERFLNPGRKSMPDIDIDFSPIDREKVLAYVTERYGRQNVAQIITFGTMAARQATRDAGRVMGLPYGTVDKIVKFIPEGPGVTLEECLKPGQELRAAYESDSQTREVIDLALPLEGLIRQDSIHAAGVVISDRALTDYVPLQQKGGEAEVVTQFTMDHVEKLGLLKMDFLGLRNLDILKAAVKLIRDSRGVEIELSSLPLDDEKTFEMLRQGQSDGVFQLESSGMKESLRDVGPTAFEDIIAMVALYRPGPMEYIPAYAKNKRNPGGVKYLDPRLKEILEPTYGVAIYQEQLMEIAKKVGGLTPAEADDLRKSIGKKNRELLATLKSKFVEGCKQNQVAAGAIEKLWKLMEAAAGYSFNKSHAAAYAMVAYQTAWLKANYPVEYMAATISSVMSTKDKVPFYVDVCSRMGIEVLPPDVNESGSDFRVVDDRIRFGLTAVKNVGAKVIDSIIEARQAEGPYTSIFDFCRRVDSQQLKKNALESLIKCGALDSTGASRKGMLDVMAQALSMGSQSQQDSLLGQGSIFDLGEDTGSQEVHDPEIPAGEFGSQDLSRLEKETLGIFVSGHPLIGLEDEIARFGALTISGLQEVRDKTSVTVIGMVGKVKRLTTKKGDPMAFVNLEDLGGSTEVVVFSDLFNKCKELLVEDEVLIVSGRADLKGIDEEGNREVKIIATEIRAFIRQDGGDGEDGGDDIVQLSLDRDSFDPGLLNDMKELCRSYPGGTPVVVSMMTSDGVRRLKLGHQVRPERGFLAGIGELAGIRGVKLARGVSHEAV; encoded by the coding sequence TTGAGCAAGGCAAACGCCAATGATGTTGGCGAGACGCCGGCAACCCCGCCGGAGTCCGGTTTTGTCCACCTTCACGTCCACAGCGAATATTCCGTGCTCGATGGCGCCGTCAGAGTGGTGCCGCTGCTGGAGCGCTGCCAGGAGCTTGGGATGCCCGCCGTCGCCATCACCGACCACGGCGTCCTTTCCAGCGCCGTGGAATTCTATCGTGAGGCCACCGCCCGCGGCATCAAGCCGATCATCGGCTTCGAAGCCTATGTGGTCGAGGACCGCAACGAAAAATCCAGCATGCGCGAGGACCGTTACCATCTGACCCTGCTGGCCGAGAACGACACCGGCTACCAGAACCTGGTCAGGATCTCCTCGCGGGGATTCCTCGAAGGTTACTATTACAAGCCGCGCGTGGATATGCAGGTCCTCAGGGAACATTCCGAGGGCATCATCGCCCTTACCGGCTGTCTCAACGGCAGGCTTTCACATCTGCTGTTCACCGGCGACCGCGAGGGCGCCGTCGCCGAGGTCCGCACCCTGCAGGAGATCTTCGGCGAGGATAACGTCTACATCGAGATCCAGTATCAGGGCCTGGCCGAGCAGGAAAAGGTGAACCCGCTGGTCCGGGAGGTTGCCGCCGAGGTGGGCCGGCCGCTTGTGGCCACTAACGACGTCCACTATCTTCTGCACGAGGATGCCTCCTCACACGACGCCCTGCTCTGCATCCAGACCGGCAGCAACCTGCTCGATACCAAGCGCCTCAAGTTCCAGGGGGATCAGTTTTATCTGAAGAGCGCCGGCGAGATGTCCCAGTCGTTCCCCGATGTGCCGGAGGCGCTGGCGAGTTCTCTGGAGATAGCCGAGCGATGCAACGTCACCCTGGATTTCAGCAGGCTGCTCATCCCCGGGTTCGACACACCCGACGCCAGCGACGGCGATACCTTCCTGCGAAGCCTTTGCGAGGAGGGGCTCGCCCGGCGCTATCCGGAGGGTCCGCCGCCGGAGGCCCGCGAGCGGCTGGAATTCGAACTGACGACGATCCGGGAGATGGGCTTCGCCTCATACTTCCTCATTGTCTGGGATTTCGTCAGATATGCGCGCGACAACGATGTCGCCGTCGGTCCCGGGCGTGGTTCGGCCGCCGGCAGCCTGGTGGCTTATTGCCTGAGCATCACCGATATCGATCCGCTCAGATACGATCTGCTCTTCGAGCGGTTTCTCAACCCCGGGCGCAAGAGCATGCCCGATATCGACATCGATTTCTCGCCGATCGACCGGGAAAAAGTGCTGGCCTATGTAACAGAACGCTACGGCCGCCAGAACGTGGCCCAGATCATAACCTTTGGAACCATGGCGGCGCGGCAGGCCACCCGTGACGCCGGCCGGGTCATGGGCCTGCCCTACGGCACGGTAGACAAGATCGTCAAGTTCATCCCCGAAGGCCCCGGGGTCACCCTCGAGGAATGCCTCAAGCCGGGGCAGGAGCTGCGGGCAGCCTATGAGAGCGACAGTCAGACGCGCGAGGTCATCGACCTGGCGCTGCCGCTGGAGGGGCTCATCCGTCAGGATTCCATCCACGCCGCCGGCGTCGTCATCTCGGACCGGGCCCTGACCGATTACGTGCCGCTGCAGCAGAAGGGCGGCGAGGCCGAGGTGGTGACACAGTTCACCATGGATCACGTGGAGAAACTGGGCCTGCTGAAGATGGACTTCCTGGGCCTGCGAAACCTCGATATCCTCAAGGCGGCGGTCAAGCTCATCCGCGACAGCAGGGGCGTGGAGATAGAGCTGTCATCTTTGCCCCTGGATGATGAAAAAACCTTTGAGATGCTGCGCCAGGGCCAGAGCGACGGTGTCTTCCAGCTGGAGAGCTCGGGCATGAAGGAATCCCTGCGCGACGTGGGGCCCACCGCCTTTGAAGACATCATCGCCATGGTGGCGCTCTATCGTCCCGGACCGATGGAATACATCCCTGCCTACGCCAAGAACAAGCGCAACCCTGGCGGCGTCAAGTATCTCGACCCGAGGCTCAAGGAGATCCTGGAGCCGACGTATGGCGTCGCCATCTATCAGGAACAGCTGATGGAGATCGCCAAGAAGGTGGGCGGTCTCACCCCCGCCGAGGCTGATGATCTGCGCAAGTCGATCGGCAAGAAGAACCGCGAGCTGCTGGCGACGCTGAAGAGCAAATTCGTGGAGGGCTGCAAACAGAACCAGGTCGCCGCCGGCGCCATCGAAAAGCTCTGGAAGCTGATGGAAGCCGCCGCCGGTTATTCCTTCAATAAATCGCACGCCGCGGCCTATGCCATGGTCGCCTACCAGACCGCCTGGCTGAAGGCGAACTATCCCGTGGAATACATGGCGGCTACCATATCGAGCGTCATGTCAACAAAGGACAAGGTCCCGTTCTACGTCGATGTCTGCTCGCGCATGGGCATCGAGGTGCTACCGCCCGACGTCAACGAAAGCGGCAGCGATTTCAGGGTTGTCGACGACCGCATCCGTTTCGGCCTCACCGCGGTCAAGAACGTCGGCGCCAAGGTGATCGATTCCATCATCGAGGCGCGGCAGGCCGAGGGGCCTTATACCTCGATCTTTGATTTCTGCCGCCGGGTGGATTCCCAGCAGCTGAAGAAGAACGCCCTCGAGAGCCTGATCAAATGCGGGGCGCTCGATTCCACCGGCGCCAGCCGCAAGGGCATGCTCGATGTCATGGCCCAGGCGCTGTCTATGGGCTCCCAGAGCCAGCAGGACAGCCTCCTGGGGCAGGGCTCGATCTTCGACCTTGGCGAGGACACGGGCTCCCAGGAAGTGCACGATCCCGAGATCCCGGCCGGGGAGTTCGGCTCGCAGGACCTGTCCCGCCTCGAAAAGGAGACCCTGGGCATATTCGTTTCCGGGCACCCCCTAATAGGACTGGAGGATGAGATCGCCCGCTTTGGCGCCCTGACGATCTCCGGCCTGCAGGAAGTGCGCGACAAGACCAGCGTCACCGTCATCGGCATGGTCGGCAAGGTCAAGCGGCTGACCACCAAGAAGGGTGACCCCATGGCCTTCGTCAATCTCGAGGACCTGGGCGGAAGCACCGAGGTGGTCGTCTTCAGCGATCTATTCAACAAATGCAAAGAGCTTCTTGTCGAGGATGAAGTGCTGATCGTCAGCGGCCGCGCCGACCTCAAGGGCATCGATGAGGAAGGAAACCGCGAGGTCAAGATCATCGCTACCGAGATCCGCGCTTTCATCCGCCAGGACGGCGGCGATGGCGAAGACGGCGGCGACGATATTGTCCAACTCTCTCTCGATCGGGACAGCTTCGATCCCGGACTCCTGAACGATATGAAGGAGCTATGCCGCAGCTATCCCGGCGGCACCCCGGTCGTCGTCAGCATGATGACCTCTGACGGGGTAAGGCGGTTGAAGCTGGGACATCAGGTGCGGCCGGAAAGAGGATTCCTGGCCGGCATCGGTGAGCTGGCGGGCATCCGGGGCGTGAAGCTCGCGCGCGGCGTATCGCATGAAGCCGTTTAA
- the ilvE gene encoding branched-chain-amino-acid transaminase — MPITEVSKIWMNGKLVDWADAQVHLLTHALHYGSGVFEGIRAYDTKKGTHVYRLTEHIERLMRSAKIYMMDVPFTVEELVQATKDVIRANELESCYVRPIIYRGYGEMGLFPLHAPVDVAIAVWPWGTYLGDEGIKHGIRAKISSFRRFGPNSMPPAAKATGQYLNSSLAKVEAVKGGYEEAILLDDQGNLSEGSGENLFVVRNGVVATPPTSSDVLEGITADTVAAICRDEGIPLEKKVMVRSDLYVADEAFLTGTAAEIVPLREVDDRVIGEPGPITKKIQDTFYGIIKAENDKYAHYLEWV, encoded by the coding sequence ATGCCAATAACGGAAGTTTCCAAGATCTGGATGAACGGGAAGCTGGTGGACTGGGCTGATGCCCAGGTTCATCTGCTAACCCATGCGTTGCACTACGGGTCGGGCGTATTTGAGGGAATCCGGGCCTACGATACCAAAAAAGGGACTCATGTCTATCGCCTGACCGAGCACATCGAGAGGCTGATGCGCTCCGCCAAGATATACATGATGGACGTGCCTTTCACGGTCGAGGAACTGGTGCAGGCGACCAAGGACGTCATCAGGGCCAACGAGCTGGAAAGCTGCTACGTCCGCCCGATAATCTATCGCGGCTACGGCGAGATGGGGCTCTTCCCCCTGCATGCGCCGGTTGACGTAGCGATCGCTGTCTGGCCTTGGGGGACCTATCTCGGCGACGAGGGAATCAAGCACGGCATCCGCGCCAAGATCTCCTCGTTCCGGCGTTTCGGGCCAAACAGCATGCCGCCGGCCGCCAAAGCCACCGGGCAGTACCTGAACTCGAGCCTGGCCAAGGTGGAGGCGGTCAAGGGCGGATACGAGGAGGCCATCCTGCTCGACGACCAGGGTAATCTTTCGGAGGGTTCCGGGGAAAACCTGTTCGTGGTCAGAAACGGAGTGGTGGCGACGCCGCCTACTTCCTCCGACGTCCTTGAAGGCATCACGGCGGATACCGTTGCCGCCATCTGCCGTGACGAGGGTATTCCTCTGGAGAAGAAGGTGATGGTGCGCTCGGATCTATATGTCGCTGACGAGGCGTTTCTCACCGGCACCGCGGCCGAAATCGTGCCGCTGCGAGAGGTCGATGACCGCGTCATCGGCGAGCCGGGCCCGATCACGAAGAAGATTCAGGATACTTTCTACGGCATCATCAAGGCCGAGAACGACAAATATGCTCACTATCTAGAGTGGGTTTGA
- a CDS encoding DUF3488 and transglutaminase-like domain-containing protein produces the protein MFNGFIRAYERINPPRTPEDSAWLRLSVLAAILIAELTVLAMGLYSIANAVGIPILTVAGFACSWKYRRDRNLLLKLILSLMVIAVAVLFARELAISFFDTRLPLIKLLMWLQVLHSFDLPARRDLKFSLASGLTLIAAGAVLSTGMLYMVGLALFSITAVVALVFFHISEESQRADHVLGNRSAHVAAYGALVWLAGIATAVPLLLIVPQSTQARLHTLPTSDLHSILGDFTPEVINPSYATGGNPFDQPPQFKSDSYYGFNPYMDLRSRGNLSDDIVMKVRSDGYDYYRGVVFDVYNGKGWEMSSDSSSDVSAASAPIMLNLSANPVVPVTSKIQSFYIETDLPNIIFASWKPDQLYFPTNQVKVDAFGSLRSPFQLTEGTVYSVISAQPLYTSTLLSNFPRAADQPAPPQYTSLPAGGDMDRVSRLAREIIAPYTNRYDQMMALQKYLKDNYTYDLSVPPQQRDGDAVSYFLFDEKRGYCEHFASAMAVMARSAGIPARVVTGYSGGSFNPFTGLWEIKQSDAHAWVEINFGAAGWVPFDPTPGFDTPGAKAQSQSPWLAGKIFSYLGDALGSGPAGSAFSAFGGAARGAVSLAMALPLLLTLAVILGAIALIEASRRLGRRFINERHRRRLVLGSLESAYTREEVLHDYLDLAMRLQKRGLIRRPEETLREFARRVSRRLDTSEFARLSLIVERLRYEEAELPDQSRVEAHKLAMRVSGILESGENGPSPVTGLS, from the coding sequence TTGTTTAACGGATTTATAAGAGCATACGAACGAATCAATCCGCCGCGCACTCCCGAAGACAGCGCCTGGTTGCGACTCAGCGTCCTGGCCGCGATCCTGATCGCGGAGCTGACCGTCCTTGCCATGGGTCTCTACAGCATCGCCAATGCCGTCGGCATCCCAATCCTGACCGTGGCAGGCTTCGCCTGCAGCTGGAAATACCGGCGGGACCGCAACCTGCTGCTCAAATTGATCCTTTCACTGATGGTCATCGCCGTAGCCGTGCTTTTCGCCCGGGAGCTGGCCATCAGTTTCTTTGACACGCGTCTGCCACTGATCAAGCTGCTGATGTGGCTGCAGGTGCTGCACTCATTCGATCTGCCCGCCCGTAGGGATCTGAAATTCTCTCTGGCAAGCGGCCTTACTCTTATAGCCGCCGGAGCGGTGCTCTCGACGGGCATGCTCTACATGGTCGGCCTGGCGCTCTTTTCGATAACGGCCGTCGTGGCGCTGGTCTTTTTCCACATATCCGAAGAATCCCAGAGAGCGGATCACGTGCTCGGCAACCGGTCCGCCCATGTGGCCGCCTACGGGGCGCTGGTCTGGCTGGCAGGCATCGCCACCGCGGTTCCCCTGCTTCTGATCGTCCCCCAAAGCACGCAGGCGAGGCTGCACACCCTTCCCACTTCCGACCTTCACAGCATCCTTGGCGACTTCACCCCGGAGGTGATCAACCCCTCATACGCGACAGGCGGCAATCCCTTTGACCAGCCGCCACAGTTCAAGTCTGATTCATACTACGGTTTCAACCCCTACATGGACCTGCGATCGCGCGGCAATCTGTCTGACGACATCGTCATGAAGGTCCGCTCCGATGGATATGACTACTACCGCGGCGTTGTCTTCGATGTCTATAACGGCAAAGGCTGGGAGATGAGCTCCGACAGCAGCAGCGACGTCAGCGCCGCAAGCGCTCCGATCATGCTCAATCTGAGCGCAAATCCCGTAGTGCCGGTTACCTCCAAGATCCAGAGCTTTTATATCGAGACCGATCTGCCAAATATCATCTTCGCGTCCTGGAAGCCGGACCAGCTCTACTTTCCCACCAACCAGGTCAAGGTCGATGCCTTCGGCAGCCTCAGAAGCCCGTTCCAGTTGACCGAGGGGACCGTCTATTCGGTGATCTCCGCTCAGCCGCTTTATACCTCGACGCTATTGAGCAATTTTCCTCGCGCCGCCGACCAACCGGCGCCGCCGCAGTACACCAGCCTTCCCGCCGGCGGCGACATGGATCGGGTAAGCCGCCTCGCCAGGGAGATCATTGCGCCTTACACGAACCGCTACGACCAGATGATGGCCCTGCAGAAATATCTCAAGGACAACTATACGTATGACCTCAGCGTTCCTCCCCAGCAGAGGGACGGGGACGCCGTGTCCTATTTCCTCTTCGATGAAAAGCGCGGCTATTGCGAGCACTTCGCTTCAGCGATGGCGGTAATGGCCCGTAGCGCCGGCATCCCGGCCCGCGTCGTCACCGGATACAGCGGCGGCTCTTTTAATCCCTTCACCGGTTTGTGGGAGATCAAGCAGAGCGATGCGCACGCCTGGGTCGAGATAAACTTCGGCGCGGCTGGCTGGGTGCCGTTCGACCCTACGCCCGGTTTCGATACACCCGGCGCCAAGGCCCAGAGTCAGAGCCCGTGGCTGGCCGGCAAGATCTTCTCATATCTGGGTGACGCGCTCGGAAGCGGACCTGCCGGAAGCGCGTTCTCAGCTTTCGGCGGAGCCGCCCGGGGCGCTGTGAGCCTGGCGATGGCGCTGCCGCTGCTTTTGACATTAGCGGTCATTCTGGGTGCGATAGCGCTGATCGAGGCAAGCCGCCGGCTGGGACGCCGGTTCATCAACGAGCGCCACCGGCGCCGGCTGGTCCTGGGAAGCCTGGAGAGCGCCTACACGCGCGAGGAAGTCCTGCATGATTATCTGGATCTGGCCATGCGCCTGCAAAAGCGGGGATTGATCAGGCGGCCTGAGGAGACTTTAAGGGAATTTGCCCGCCGGGTTTCCAGGCGTCTGGATACGTCAGAATTCGCCAGGCTTTCACTGATCGTGGAGAGGTTGCGCTACGAAGAGGCGGAGCTGCCGGATCAGTCCCGGGTCGAAGCTCACAAACTGGCAATGCGTGTCTCCGGGATACTCGAATCAGGTGAAAACGGTCCGAGTCCGGTTACAGGGCTGTCCTGA